A single genomic interval of Psychroserpens sp. NJDZ02 harbors:
- a CDS encoding YfiR/HmsC family protein, whose protein sequence is MKCNINPFLITLKNKSVLIGFFMFFCGISLYAQNDSNAQVKRLQRAIFIYNFAQQIGWPNQADTSTFKIGVLGPDRALIDFKSLAQKRQINNKPVTVVRFNSVKEIKDIQLLYVNKSFNFDINYVLNKISGQNILLVTEDYNYHTSMINMVNVGDSFEYEINNRTITKDNFVIAKSLQTHAISSSQKWKDLYQTTEASLEKSKKTEAEQQQKLKDKELEISSQKDKINTQDNTIDTILNTVSKKNKWIEKLSDKNDLQKQNFEDKLLIELELEADIKQQLDIIKQQDDKINSRNKDIQKQQNLIQSQNNEIESKAFILAQKESQLSTQKTINILLLTLISLALLTVLLIYISYLSKKKLNKTLEDKNLAIQKQALELEIKNDELEQFAYIASHDLKEPLITITGLIDLLVDEYEDKLDANGKMSLNFISESSLRMQKLIDAILQYSRLGKSKKTVDIDCNSTLNILKDDLKNVIDRTGTTLLFKDLPIIKGASLEIRLLFQNLISNGIKFTPKDTKPIITINSVKKTNADTGDYWEFSIKDNGIGIPEKHRERIFSIFQRLHSRDEYDGTGIGLAHCKKIVEAHRGKIWLDSEVGKGTTFYFTIPA, encoded by the coding sequence ATGAAGTGTAATATAAACCCCTTCCTTATTACTCTCAAAAACAAATCTGTTTTAATAGGATTCTTTATGTTTTTTTGTGGCATATCATTGTATGCTCAAAACGATTCTAATGCGCAAGTCAAACGACTACAACGGGCAATATTTATTTACAATTTTGCCCAACAAATTGGTTGGCCCAATCAAGCGGATACTTCTACTTTTAAAATAGGTGTATTAGGCCCTGATCGTGCGTTAATTGATTTTAAATCTTTAGCACAAAAACGTCAAATTAATAACAAACCAGTAACTGTTGTAAGATTTAACTCGGTAAAAGAGATTAAAGACATACAATTACTTTATGTCAACAAATCTTTTAATTTTGATATCAATTATGTCTTAAACAAAATTTCAGGACAAAATATACTTTTAGTAACAGAAGACTATAATTATCATACCTCTATGATAAATATGGTAAATGTAGGTGACTCTTTTGAATATGAAATAAATAATCGAACGATTACTAAAGACAATTTTGTAATCGCTAAATCCTTACAAACACACGCCATTAGTTCTTCTCAAAAATGGAAAGATTTATACCAAACAACCGAAGCTTCTTTAGAAAAATCTAAGAAAACGGAAGCAGAACAACAACAAAAACTAAAAGATAAAGAGTTAGAAATTTCATCTCAAAAAGATAAAATTAACACGCAAGACAATACTATTGACACTATATTAAATACGGTTTCAAAGAAAAATAAGTGGATCGAAAAACTCTCTGATAAAAACGACTTACAGAAACAAAATTTTGAAGATAAGCTCTTAATAGAACTAGAATTAGAAGCCGATATTAAACAGCAACTTGATATTATAAAACAACAAGATGATAAGATAAATTCTAGAAATAAAGACATTCAAAAACAACAAAATCTAATTCAAAGTCAAAATAATGAAATTGAATCTAAAGCATTTATTTTAGCACAAAAAGAGTCCCAATTAAGCACCCAAAAAACAATAAACATCTTATTACTAACACTAATAAGCTTAGCTTTACTAACGGTCCTATTAATTTACATAAGTTATTTAAGCAAGAAAAAATTAAACAAGACTTTAGAAGACAAAAATTTGGCTATCCAAAAACAAGCATTAGAATTAGAAATTAAAAATGATGAGCTTGAGCAATTTGCATACATCGCCAGTCATGACCTAAAAGAACCATTAATAACCATTACAGGTTTAATTGATTTGTTGGTTGATGAATATGAAGATAAGCTAGACGCTAATGGAAAAATGAGTCTTAACTTTATAAGTGAATCGAGTTTAAGAATGCAAAAATTAATTGATGCCATTTTACAGTATTCCCGCTTAGGTAAAAGTAAAAAAACTGTGGATATAGACTGCAACTCTACTCTTAATATTTTAAAAGACGACCTGAAAAATGTCATAGATAGGACAGGTACAACACTACTATTTAAAGATCTTCCTATTATTAAAGGTGCTAGCTTAGAGATAAGATTATTATTTCAAAATTTAATCAGCAACGGTATTAAGTTTACCCCAAAAGACACCAAGCCAATTATAACTATTAATAGTGTTAAAAAGACAAATGCTGATACGGGGGATTACTGGGAGTTCTCTATAAAAGACAACGGTATTGGTATTCCTGAAAAACATAGAGAACGTATCTTCTCTATCTTTCAACGCTTACATTCTAGAGATGAATACGATGGAACAGGAATTGGACTAGCCCATTGTAAAAAAATAGTTGAAGCTCATCGTGGTAAAATTTGGTTGGACTCTGAAGTTGGTAAAGGCACCACTTTCTATTTTACAATTCCGGCTTAA
- a CDS encoding TonB-dependent receptor domain-containing protein — MFIPLKQYISCLFLLCFYLNTFAQDRATITGLVSDQFGTLPGAKISIEGTNLNTSTDVNGIYTINLEEGDYVVTANFVMYNSVSKSITVKVGETATLDFILETGFSIDQPVSLGSRAQPKSSLRTTAPVDIISPQDLTNATQIELSHILHYLVPSFHSTNQTISDGTDHIDPATLRGLGPDQVLVLVNGKRRHNSALLNVNGTVGRGTVGTDFNAIPVASVERIEILRDGATSQYGSDAIAGVVNIILKKQVEVIDIVGRVGVNSEGDGQTSYFSANFGFDIGDKGFINITGEYRSTEATNRAGNYTGPIYSNTPSEDALLINNNNFFSTTGYDKQQIMEIGSAKTQNLAISFNGELPISETTSFYFNGGRNYREGKAKGFYRLPKDEDRVVLELFPNGFSPQILTDIQDDAVTAGFKGVKNNWDIDFSHSIGKNALDYTVNNSNNASLGIASPKTFYSGGFMYQQSTSNLDISRTYDWLHGINIAFGAELRVENYQIIAGEEASYIDGGSTYVDAFGDEQPSIPGAQVFPGFQPENELSRFRTNSAGYIDIETNVSEKLLIKTAARYESYNDFGGQLIWKVSGRYRVNDALGIRSGISTGFRAPSLHQVYFQNISSQFINGEIIQVGTFNNESAVAQEAFKIQNLKPELSRHYSLGVNGKLQDNFSFTLDYYYIKIKDRIVLSGRFDEGYETILEPFNVGAAQFFTNAIDSRTTGLDAAVQYKTTLSSGKLDASLAANFNKTKVIGDIKVSESLVGQEDVLFNREEIARVESAQPNYKFNNLLSYEFDNYKIVLGNTFFGDVTFMHPEDGNPDNWVLNEFSGQVETRDQKFTPKLVTDLAFSYKVSSTLEFTLGGNNIFNVYPDKHTHSANIDNGNFVYSRRVQQFGVDGSNFYLRAFLKL; from the coding sequence ATGTTTATCCCATTAAAACAGTACATTAGTTGCCTATTTCTATTGTGCTTTTATTTAAATACTTTTGCGCAAGACAGAGCAACAATAACGGGATTAGTTTCTGATCAATTTGGCACATTACCTGGTGCTAAAATAAGTATTGAAGGTACCAACCTTAATACATCAACAGATGTCAATGGTATCTATACTATTAATTTAGAAGAAGGCGATTATGTCGTCACCGCAAATTTTGTAATGTACAATTCTGTGTCAAAGAGTATAACCGTCAAAGTAGGAGAAACAGCAACCCTAGATTTTATCCTAGAAACTGGTTTTTCAATAGATCAACCCGTATCTTTAGGTTCTAGAGCTCAACCAAAATCTTCTTTAAGGACGACTGCCCCTGTCGACATTATATCTCCACAAGATTTAACTAATGCTACACAAATAGAGTTAAGTCATATATTACATTATCTAGTGCCTTCCTTTCATTCAACAAATCAAACCATTTCTGATGGTACAGACCACATAGACCCTGCAACCTTAAGAGGTTTAGGTCCAGACCAAGTCCTTGTTTTAGTAAATGGAAAACGACGTCATAATAGTGCGTTGTTAAATGTTAATGGTACCGTTGGACGTGGTACTGTTGGAACAGATTTTAATGCCATTCCTGTTGCTTCTGTAGAACGCATCGAAATACTACGCGATGGTGCTACCTCTCAATATGGATCAGATGCTATTGCCGGTGTGGTAAATATTATATTAAAAAAACAGGTAGAAGTTATTGATATTGTTGGTCGCGTAGGTGTTAATAGCGAAGGAGACGGTCAAACAAGTTATTTTAGTGCCAATTTTGGTTTTGATATTGGCGATAAAGGTTTTATTAATATTACCGGAGAATATCGTAGCACAGAAGCGACCAATAGAGCTGGAAATTATACTGGTCCCATATATTCTAATACACCAAGCGAAGACGCACTACTAATTAATAACAATAATTTTTTTAGTACTACAGGTTATGATAAGCAACAAATAATGGAAATCGGGTCTGCTAAAACACAAAATTTAGCAATCTCTTTTAATGGAGAGCTCCCTATCTCTGAAACAACTTCTTTTTATTTTAATGGTGGTAGAAACTATAGAGAAGGAAAAGCAAAAGGCTTTTATAGATTACCAAAAGACGAAGACCGTGTGGTATTGGAATTATTTCCTAATGGGTTTTCTCCACAAATTTTAACAGACATACAAGATGATGCTGTAACAGCTGGATTTAAAGGTGTTAAAAACAATTGGGACATCGATTTTAGTCACTCTATTGGTAAAAATGCTTTAGATTATACTGTAAATAACTCTAATAATGCGTCTCTTGGTATTGCCTCTCCTAAAACTTTTTATTCTGGAGGATTTATGTACCAACAAAGTACTTCCAATTTAGATATCTCAAGAACATACGATTGGTTACATGGTATAAATATTGCTTTTGGTGCAGAACTAAGAGTCGAAAATTATCAAATTATAGCAGGAGAAGAAGCTTCTTATATCGATGGAGGCAGCACCTATGTAGATGCTTTTGGAGACGAGCAGCCAAGTATTCCTGGAGCTCAAGTATTCCCAGGATTTCAACCAGAAAATGAATTGAGTCGTTTTAGAACAAATAGTGCCGGTTATATTGATATCGAAACTAATGTCTCTGAAAAACTATTAATCAAAACGGCTGCGAGATATGAATCTTATAATGACTTTGGAGGACAATTAATTTGGAAAGTTTCTGGTCGTTATAGAGTCAATGACGCCTTAGGTATTAGAAGTGGAATTTCAACTGGATTTAGAGCCCCTTCCCTACACCAAGTTTATTTTCAAAATATAAGTTCTCAATTTATTAATGGCGAAATAATACAAGTAGGAACATTTAATAACGAAAGTGCTGTCGCACAAGAAGCTTTTAAAATTCAAAACCTGAAACCTGAGCTATCTAGACATTATAGTTTAGGGGTTAATGGTAAATTACAAGATAATTTTTCTTTTACATTGGATTATTATTACATAAAAATTAAAGATCGTATTGTACTATCTGGTCGTTTTGACGAAGGTTACGAAACGATATTAGAACCTTTTAATGTTGGTGCTGCTCAGTTTTTCACCAATGCAATAGACTCCAGGACTACCGGTTTAGATGCTGCTGTACAATACAAAACGACTCTTAGTTCAGGAAAATTAGATGCATCTCTAGCTGCCAATTTTAATAAAACGAAAGTCATCGGAGATATTAAAGTGTCCGAATCGTTAGTTGGTCAAGAGGATGTCTTATTTAATAGAGAAGAAATTGCACGAGTAGAATCTGCACAACCTAATTATAAGTTTAATAATCTACTTTCTTACGAATTTGATAACTATAAAATAGTTTTAGGAAACACCTTTTTTGGAGATGTCACTTTTATGCATCCGGAAGACGGGAATCCTGACAACTGGGTTTTAAACGAGTTTTCAGGCCAGGTAGAAACTAGAGATCAAAAATTTACACCTAAACTAGTTACAGATTTAGCATTTTCCTATAAAGTTAGCAGCACTCTCGAGTTTACATTAGGTGGTAATAATATTTTTAATGTCTATCCAGATAAGCATACACACTCTGCTAATATAGATAATGGAAATTTTGTTTACAGCAGACGTGTACAACAGTTTGGCGTAGATGGTTCTAATTTTTATTTAAGAGCCTTTTTAAAACTATAA
- a CDS encoding response regulator codes for MQSNPPIKFTLLIDDDKVINFYNEKIVNKHQDFIKVFAVNSGMKALQYLNNAILGVVKKPDLIFLDINMPAMNGWEFIEEYDKLDKAFTSSIKIILLTTSNNPDDFERYKTIELLEDFINKPLSDSLLTNLIESHYKEKTF; via the coding sequence ATGCAAAGTAATCCTCCCATAAAATTCACCTTATTAATTGATGACGATAAGGTTATCAACTTCTATAATGAGAAAATAGTTAATAAGCATCAAGATTTTATTAAAGTATTTGCTGTTAACAGTGGTATGAAAGCATTACAATATCTTAATAATGCTATTCTAGGTGTCGTTAAAAAACCTGATCTTATTTTTCTAGATATTAATATGCCTGCCATGAATGGTTGGGAATTTATCGAAGAATATGACAAACTAGACAAGGCCTTCACGTCCTCTATTAAAATCATTTTATTGACCACTTCTAATAATCCTGATGACTTTGAACGTTACAAAACAATAGAGTTGCTAGAAGACTTTATCAATAAACCACTATCAGACAGCCTGCTAACTAATTTAATAGAAAGTCATTACAAGGAAAAAACTTTTTAG
- a CDS encoding Crp/Fnr family transcriptional regulator has translation MLEELQQHYGYLFEEELIQEINNVGTYKDIPEGFKLIEIGDYIKSMPLLVSGAIKILREDEDGDELILYFIEQGDTCAMTLSCCLGNSKSEIRAVAETDTKLIMVPVAKMEEWLGKYKSWQKFVLQSYHNRMSELLEAIDTIAFLKMDERLFKYLKDKAMVNHDEVIHVTHQEIARDLHTSRVVISRLLKTLEIAGKIKLHRNNITVIAL, from the coding sequence ATGCTAGAAGAACTACAACAACATTATGGGTATTTATTTGAAGAAGAATTGATACAAGAAATCAATAATGTTGGGACATACAAAGACATTCCTGAAGGATTTAAATTAATAGAAATTGGTGATTATATAAAGTCAATGCCACTTTTGGTAAGTGGCGCTATTAAGATTTTAAGAGAAGATGAAGATGGAGACGAGTTAATATTATACTTCATAGAGCAAGGCGATACTTGCGCAATGACATTATCTTGTTGTTTAGGGAATTCTAAAAGTGAAATTAGGGCTGTGGCCGAAACAGATACTAAATTAATCATGGTACCTGTCGCTAAAATGGAAGAATGGTTAGGTAAATATAAATCTTGGCAAAAATTTGTGTTGCAAAGTTACCATAATCGCATGTCAGAATTGTTGGAAGCTATTGATACTATTGCCTTTTTAAAAATGGACGAGCGTCTATTTAAGTACTTAAAAGACAAAGCTATGGTTAATCATGATGAGGTTATACATGTGACACATCAAGAAATTGCTAGAGATTTACACACCTCTAGAGTGGTAATATCCAGATTGTTAAAAACCTTAGAGATTGCCGGGAAAATAAAACTACACAGAAACAATATTACAGTAATAGCATTATAA
- a CDS encoding sulfite exporter TauE/SafE family protein has translation MDFTQIFTYVAAFLIGAILGLIGGGGSILTVPLLVYFLGFNPIIATAYSLFVVGSSSLVGVIEKYRKGLVDFKTGLAFSFPSFIAVFISRRYLVPAIPDKLFTIGEFSLTKGMAIMIFFAIIMFLAAFSMIKTKQKESVSTGSQPYYKTFVQGIIIGVITGLIGAGGGFLYVPALVLWAGLDMKKAVGTSLVIVAINSLIGFSGDAQTLDIDWFFLLTFSSLTIVGILVGGYFSKFVSGKKLKKSFGWFVLVMSIYIILKELVF, from the coding sequence ATGGATTTTACACAAATATTTACTTACGTTGCAGCTTTTTTAATTGGTGCTATTTTAGGCTTAATTGGAGGAGGAGGCTCAATTTTAACAGTACCGTTATTAGTTTATTTTTTAGGATTTAATCCTATAATAGCAACCGCTTATTCCTTGTTTGTGGTGGGGTCATCATCACTGGTTGGTGTGATTGAAAAATACAGAAAAGGATTAGTGGATTTTAAGACAGGCTTAGCTTTTTCATTTCCCTCATTTATCGCCGTTTTTATCTCTAGAAGATATTTGGTGCCTGCGATACCAGATAAGCTTTTTACCATCGGCGAATTTTCGTTAACCAAAGGTATGGCAATCATGATATTTTTTGCAATAATCATGTTTTTGGCTGCATTTTCGATGATTAAAACAAAACAAAAGGAGTCTGTTTCTACAGGTTCTCAACCCTATTATAAAACCTTCGTACAAGGTATAATAATTGGTGTTATTACGGGGTTAATTGGAGCAGGTGGTGGTTTTTTATATGTTCCTGCACTTGTACTTTGGGCTGGTTTAGATATGAAAAAAGCAGTTGGAACATCTTTAGTTATTGTAGCAATTAATTCGTTAATAGGGTTTTCTGGAGATGCACAAACCTTGGATATTGATTGGTTTTTTCTGTTAACCTTTTCTTCATTAACAATTGTAGGTATATTGGTTGGAGGCTATTTTTCTAAATTTGTCTCAGGAAAAAAATTAAAAAAGAGCTTTGGTTGGTTTGTGTTAGTCATGTCAATTTATATCATTTTAAAAGAATTAGTTTTTTAA
- a CDS encoding MBL fold metallo-hydrolase, translating to MKIEQIYTGCLAHAAYYIESNGEAAIFDPLREVQPYIKRAKQDNAKIKYIFETHFHADFVSGHLDLKEKTGAQIVFGPTAKPSYDAIIATDGQLFEVGDYKIKAIHTPGHTMESTTYLVIDENGKEHGIVTGDTLFIGDVGRPDLAQKIASDLTQEKLAGYLFDSLRDKIMTLPDSIIVYPAHGAGSACGKNMSKETTDTLGHQKEVNYALRADMTKAEFIDEVLDGLSEPPAYFPQNVMMNIKGYESFDKVMTKSQKPLTPKAFETAANETEAIVLDVRNQTEFIKGHIPRSIFIGIDGGFAPWVGALIADVSQPVLLVAPKGREEEVITRLSRVGFDNVIGYLEGSFEAWKSSGMDYDTLTSISAEEFAKRYEDNKDVIFDVRKDGEFTAEHVDGAKHTALDNLNSHLSEFPEDKPFYIHCAGGYRSVIAASILKSRGIHNLIDVAGGYGAIKKTDIPRTDFVCPTTLK from the coding sequence ATGAAGATAGAGCAAATTTATACAGGTTGTTTGGCACACGCAGCCTATTATATAGAAAGTAATGGAGAGGCAGCAATTTTTGACCCGTTAAGGGAAGTACAACCGTATATAAAAAGAGCAAAGCAAGACAATGCTAAAATCAAATATATTTTTGAAACGCATTTTCATGCAGATTTTGTGTCTGGCCATTTAGATTTAAAAGAAAAAACAGGCGCTCAAATTGTATTTGGTCCAACAGCAAAACCATCATATGATGCAATTATAGCAACGGATGGTCAACTATTTGAAGTCGGAGATTACAAAATAAAAGCCATCCATACTCCAGGTCATACTATGGAGAGTACAACTTATCTTGTTATTGACGAAAATGGAAAAGAGCACGGTATAGTTACAGGAGATACTTTATTTATTGGAGATGTTGGTCGTCCTGATTTAGCACAAAAAATAGCGTCAGACTTAACACAAGAAAAACTGGCAGGATATTTATTTGATTCACTTCGTGATAAAATTATGACCTTACCAGATAGTATTATTGTATACCCAGCACATGGTGCTGGTTCTGCTTGTGGTAAAAACATGAGTAAAGAAACTACTGATACTTTAGGGCATCAAAAAGAGGTGAATTATGCGTTACGTGCGGATATGACTAAAGCCGAATTTATAGACGAAGTATTAGATGGTTTGTCAGAACCTCCGGCTTATTTTCCTCAAAATGTTATGATGAATATTAAAGGTTATGAAAGTTTTGATAAAGTCATGACAAAATCTCAAAAACCATTAACACCTAAGGCTTTTGAAACAGCAGCAAATGAAACGGAGGCCATTGTTTTAGATGTGCGTAATCAAACCGAATTTATAAAAGGACATATTCCACGTTCTATATTTATTGGTATTGATGGTGGATTTGCGCCTTGGGTGGGTGCATTAATTGCAGACGTTAGTCAGCCGGTTTTATTAGTTGCTCCAAAAGGTAGAGAAGAAGAGGTGATCACACGGTTATCTCGTGTTGGTTTTGATAATGTAATTGGGTATTTAGAGGGTAGTTTTGAGGCTTGGAAAAGTTCAGGGATGGATTATGATACATTAACATCAATCTCTGCAGAAGAGTTTGCTAAACGTTACGAAGACAATAAAGACGTCATTTTTGATGTAAGAAAAGATGGCGAATTTACAGCCGAGCATGTTGACGGAGCAAAACATACCGCTTTAGATAATCTAAACAGTCATTTAAGCGAGTTCCCAGAAGATAAACCTTTTTACATCCATTGTGCTGGTGGTTACAGATCTGTCATTGCGGCTTCAATATTAAAAAGTAGAGGCATTCATAATTTAATTGATGTCGCTGGAGGTTATGGGGCGATCAAGAAAACAGATATACCAAGAACAGACTTTGTGTGTCCTACAACATTAAAATAA
- a CDS encoding heavy-metal-associated domain-containing protein — translation MNTSIVVQNLKCGGCANSITTKLAEIENITDINVDVDSSLITFSHNNKVDAATVKDKLKILGYPSIDDDNNLMFKAKSFVSCATGKLSK, via the coding sequence ATGAACACTTCAATAGTAGTACAAAACTTAAAATGTGGTGGTTGTGCAAACTCTATCACTACTAAATTAGCAGAAATAGAAAATATAACAGATATTAATGTGGATGTTGATAGTAGCCTAATTACATTTAGTCATAACAACAAAGTTGATGCTGCAACAGTAAAAGATAAACTTAAAATATTAGGTTATCCTTCAATAGATGATGATAACAATTTGATGTTTAAAGCTAAATCGTTTGTTAGTTGTGCGACAGGTAAACTTTCAAAATAA
- the trxA gene encoding thioredoxin translates to MSKFSEIINQDSPVLVDFYAEWCGPCKTMSPILKDVKDNLKERVSIIKIDVDKNQELASKYQVRGVPTLLLFKKGKQVWRQSGVLQKNELIDVITATY, encoded by the coding sequence ATGAGTAAATTTTCAGAAATAATAAATCAAGATTCACCAGTGTTGGTGGATTTTTATGCAGAATGGTGTGGACCTTGTAAAACAATGAGCCCTATTTTAAAAGACGTAAAGGATAATTTAAAAGAACGTGTGTCAATTATAAAAATTGATGTCGATAAAAATCAAGAATTAGCATCTAAATATCAAGTTAGAGGTGTGCCAACGTTATTGCTATTTAAAAAAGGAAAACAAGTTTGGAGACAATCAGGTGTGCTACAAAAAAATGAATTGATTGATGTTATTACAGCAACGTACTAA
- a CDS encoding methyltransferase domain-containing protein translates to MDLNADFWDNKYQSNDIGWDLGAISPPLQAYFDQLTNLELKILIPGGGNCYEAEYLYNKGFINVYVVDLSKTALDSLKTRVPDFPSSNLIVNNFFDLDMTFDLIIEQTFFCAIDPRLRSSYAKKASEILNLKGKVAGLLFDAILNTTHPPFGGSKTEYLGYFKPYFDIKVMKEAYNSIKPRAGRELFFVIKKKDN, encoded by the coding sequence ATGGATTTAAATGCGGATTTTTGGGATAATAAATATCAATCTAACGATATTGGTTGGGATTTAGGTGCCATTTCGCCGCCATTACAAGCTTATTTTGATCAATTAACTAATTTGGAGTTGAAAATTTTAATTCCAGGAGGAGGTAATTGTTATGAGGCAGAATACCTTTATAATAAAGGCTTCATTAATGTATATGTAGTGGATTTATCTAAAACAGCTTTAGATAGTTTAAAAACTAGAGTACCCGATTTTCCATCATCAAATTTAATTGTAAATAATTTTTTTGATTTAGATATGACTTTCGATTTAATTATTGAACAAACTTTTTTTTGTGCAATAGATCCAAGATTGAGAAGTTCTTACGCTAAAAAGGCTTCTGAGATTTTAAATCTAAAAGGTAAAGTTGCAGGATTACTATTTGATGCGATTTTAAATACAACACATCCACCTTTTGGCGGTAGTAAAACAGAGTATTTAGGCTATTTTAAGCCTTATTTTGATATTAAGGTTATGAAGGAGGCTTATAACTCAATAAAGCCAAGAGCAGGACGAGAATTATTTTTTGTTATTAAAAAAAAGGATAACTAA
- a CDS encoding cytochrome ubiquinol oxidase subunit I, with the protein MEDMLFYDRLQFAFTITFHYIFPQLTMGLSLLIVFFKWKYLRNNIEKYNNAAKFLMKIFAINFTMGVVTGIPMEFQFGTNWAKFSELTGGIIGQTLAMEGMFSFFLESSFLALFIFGEKLMGQKLHFLTGFLVFLGSWASGWFILATNAWMQHPVGFEVLENGKFVLDNFSALFTNPWLLPAFLHNQIASVVTSSFVVASIGAFYVLRNKQVEYGKLFLKTGVIFGLISSVLVAFPTGDWNAKNVAEYQPAAFAAMEGIFETEEAGAEIVLVGQPNMVEKKLDNKIAVPNVLSFLTHQDWDKQIPGMDQFKEEELPSNIPALYYSYHIMVGLGTIFIGVMALALFFLWRKKLYTLKPLLWTIMFLVPFPYIANLTGWYTAELGRQPYLVYGLLKTSDGISPTVSSGNTLFTLLGFVALYMLLGLLFLVLVGKTINQGPKPQTH; encoded by the coding sequence ATGGAAGACATGCTCTTTTACGATAGGTTGCAGTTTGCATTTACTATCACATTTCATTATATATTTCCGCAATTAACCATGGGATTATCATTATTGATCGTCTTTTTTAAATGGAAATATTTAAGAAATAACATCGAAAAGTATAATAATGCAGCAAAATTTTTAATGAAAATTTTTGCTATTAATTTTACCATGGGAGTTGTTACTGGGATTCCAATGGAATTTCAATTTGGTACCAATTGGGCTAAGTTTTCAGAACTCACAGGTGGTATTATTGGTCAGACGTTGGCAATGGAAGGGATGTTCTCATTCTTTTTAGAATCCTCTTTTTTAGCGCTCTTTATTTTTGGTGAAAAACTAATGGGACAAAAACTACACTTTTTAACAGGTTTTCTAGTCTTTTTAGGCTCTTGGGCAAGTGGTTGGTTTATTTTAGCAACTAATGCTTGGATGCAACATCCTGTAGGTTTTGAGGTTTTAGAAAACGGTAAATTTGTTTTAGATAATTTTTCGGCACTCTTTACAAATCCTTGGTTATTACCAGCCTTTTTGCATAATCAAATAGCCTCTGTAGTAACGTCTTCTTTTGTTGTGGCAAGTATTGGAGCCTTTTATGTACTAAGAAATAAACAAGTAGAATACGGGAAACTATTCTTAAAAACAGGTGTTATTTTTGGATTAATATCTAGTGTATTGGTTGCTTTCCCAACAGGTGATTGGAATGCTAAAAATGTTGCAGAATATCAACCAGCAGCATTTGCAGCTATGGAAGGGATTTTTGAAACAGAAGAGGCTGGAGCCGAAATTGTTTTAGTTGGACAACCTAACATGGTAGAAAAAAAGCTAGATAATAAAATAGCAGTTCCAAACGTATTGAGTTTTTTAACGCATCAAGATTGGGATAAACAAATCCCAGGAATGGATCAATTTAAAGAGGAAGAATTGCCTAGTAATATCCCTGCGCTTTATTATTCTTACCACATAATGGTTGGTTTAGGCACCATTTTTATTGGTGTTATGGCGTTAGCGCTTTTCTTTTTATGGCGAAAAAAACTATACACATTAAAACCATTATTATGGACTATTATGTTTTTGGTGCCATTTCCTTACATTGCAAACCTTACAGGTTGGTATACTGCAGAGTTAGGACGTCAACCGTATTTAGTGTACGGTTTATTAAAAACTAGCGATGGTATTTCGCCAACAGTATCTTCAGGAAACACATTATTTACATTACTTGGTTTTGTCGCTTTATATATGCTTTTAGGCTTATTATTTTTAGTCTTAGTTGGTAAAACTATTAATCAAGGTCCAAAACCTCAAACACATTAA